One window from the genome of candidate division TA06 bacterium encodes:
- a CDS encoding TlpA family protein disulfide reductase, which produces MRIIKTFIICLGLVTAVFGTECSGITGSLKFRTTDGKKISLEKLLKQGPLAISFWATWCHPCQEELKHLQNLHQVYADSGIGFLAVSIDEAKNRQKVKSLISGKKITLPVALDPEQEAMKAFGLTDVPGLFILDQQGNILYRHLGYKPGDELMLEEEIKKIIQRPAFGDTLATPESK; this is translated from the coding sequence ATGAGAATAATAAAAACCTTTATCATCTGCCTGGGGCTGGTCACGGCGGTTTTTGGGACGGAATGCTCAGGGATCACCGGCAGCCTGAAATTCAGGACAACTGACGGTAAAAAAATATCGTTGGAAAAGTTGTTGAAGCAAGGCCCTTTGGCGATCTCCTTTTGGGCCACCTGGTGCCATCCCTGCCAGGAGGAACTGAAACACCTCCAAAACTTGCATCAGGTTTATGCCGACAGCGGAATAGGCTTTCTGGCGGTCAGTATTGATGAAGCCAAAAACCGGCAGAAGGTCAAGTCGCTGATATCGGGGAAAAAGATAACTTTGCCGGTGGCTCTTGATCCCGAACAGGAGGCCATGAAGGCCTTTGGCCTGACCGATGTCCCCGGTCTGTTCATCTTGGACCAGCAGGGAAACATTCTTTACCGGCACTTGGGATATAAGCCCGGAGATGAGTTGATGCTGGAAGAAGAGATAAAGAAAATCATCCAGCGCCCGGCTTTTGGTGACACCCTGGCTACACCCGAATCAAAATGA
- a CDS encoding Omp28-related outer membrane protein codes for MTKKNIIIFFLLAVLGGCGKKLPTPSEKAGEQAGVPRRVLLELFTTTWCTNCPVADSAAWALAMESGTDITLVEYHFTVPGSADPFIFNQADLRAAFYGIDAPPVMVCDGLSLLGGAVEYERTYQDYKTAFSNRLLLKSPISINLSGQAQNGVIDYHLEITPQQNIIQTDLRLLLVVMEDSVTYNAPNGLDLHRFVARQIIPDYQGTSIALNYGTTFTKDGSIAPDSGWNMNRLHLAAFVQSYATKEVLQSARLSLSLPAYDFTLTAPETVKTVNKDSTAEFGFKIKNIGTVADSTYLSFPDSLSTLGVPPIFCDSAGYCYGPTKWTKKILPGDSLTNFVIHVSDSSFGYKTFVLALTSKNAPTVKRYLTFHIDVVLLRKDCKNTASPDK; via the coding sequence ATGACGAAGAAAAATATAATAATATTTTTTCTGCTGGCGGTCCTGGGCGGATGCGGGAAGAAGCTGCCGACCCCCTCCGAAAAGGCCGGGGAGCAGGCCGGCGTTCCCCGGAGGGTCTTATTAGAGCTTTTTACCACTACCTGGTGCACGAACTGTCCCGTGGCCGATAGCGCTGCCTGGGCTTTAGCTATGGAATCGGGAACTGACATAACTTTGGTAGAATACCATTTTACAGTTCCGGGAAGTGCCGATCCATTTATTTTTAACCAAGCCGATCTACGGGCGGCTTTCTACGGTATCGACGCCCCGCCGGTAATGGTTTGCGACGGTCTGTCTTTGTTGGGTGGCGCAGTAGAGTATGAGAGGACTTATCAGGATTATAAAACAGCTTTCAGCAACCGCCTGCTTTTAAAAAGCCCTATTTCAATCAACCTAAGCGGTCAAGCGCAGAACGGCGTCATAGATTATCATCTGGAGATAACGCCCCAGCAAAACATAATCCAGACCGACTTGCGGCTTTTGCTGGTGGTGATGGAAGACTCCGTCACCTATAATGCGCCCAACGGCCTGGACCTGCACCGGTTCGTGGCCCGGCAGATCATTCCCGATTACCAGGGGACGTCCATTGCCTTAAATTACGGGACAACCTTCACCAAGGATGGTTCCATTGCTCCGGATTCCGGATGGAACATGAACCGGCTGCACCTGGCGGCCTTTGTCCAAAGCTATGCCACCAAAGAAGTGCTACAGTCGGCCCGGCTAAGCCTATCGCTGCCGGCCTACGATTTTACGTTGACCGCGCCGGAGACCGTCAAAACGGTGAATAAAGACAGCACTGCGGAATTCGGTTTTAAGATAAAGAATATTGGCACCGTGGCCGATTCAACTTACTTAAGTTTCCCCGACAGCTTATCAACATTAGGGGTGCCGCCGATATTTTGCGACAGTGCCGGGTATTGTTATGGCCCCACTAAATGGACCAAGAAGATATTGCCGGGAGATTCTTTGACGAATTTTGTAATTCATGTCTCTGATTCCAGTTTTGGTTATAAAACATTCGTTTTAGCCCTGACTTCTAAAAATGCGCCGACGGTTAAAAGGTATTTAACTTTTCATATTGATGTGGTTTTGTTGCGCAAAGATTGTAAAAATACAGCATCCCCAGATAAATAG